One Vibrio pomeroyi genomic region harbors:
- a CDS encoding LysE family translocator: MEWLSLAVLGLLIVISPGADFVLVLKNSVNQGRQAGIWTAIGVSLAICVHISYSMLGISYLISQNEQLFDIIRYAGAAYLIYLGIKGILSTDSKLAPMEGKTQNIGIWRYLAQGFLCNVLNPKTMLFFLSIFSQVISPDSTNQHVALGYGLYMIILHGLWFGIVAMLFTSNTLQKHLLKAKKRLNQACGVGLVTFGALLAVKS, translated from the coding sequence ATGGAGTGGTTAAGCTTAGCGGTGTTAGGACTATTGATTGTTATAAGTCCTGGTGCTGATTTCGTTTTGGTTTTGAAGAACAGTGTTAATCAAGGAAGACAAGCCGGTATTTGGACTGCGATAGGTGTCAGCTTAGCGATTTGTGTTCACATCAGTTATTCGATGCTAGGCATTAGTTACTTAATCTCACAGAATGAGCAGCTTTTCGACATCATTCGATACGCAGGTGCCGCTTACCTTATTTACCTCGGCATAAAAGGCATCTTAAGCACAGACAGCAAACTCGCCCCTATGGAAGGAAAGACGCAAAACATCGGTATCTGGCGCTACTTGGCGCAAGGCTTTCTGTGTAACGTACTAAACCCTAAAACCATGTTGTTCTTCTTGAGTATCTTCAGCCAAGTGATCTCACCCGATTCTACGAACCAACATGTCGCACTCGGTTATGGGCTTTATATGATTATTCTTCACGGCTTGTGGTTTGGAATTGTCGCAATGTTATTTACTTCGAATACGTTGCAAAAACACTTGTTGAAAGCCAAGAAAAGACTCAACCAAGCGTGTGGGGTTGGATTGGTTACATTCGGGGCATTGTTGGCGGTTAAGTCTTAA
- a CDS encoding LysR family transcriptional regulator — MRHLKAFHVFHVAAHSKSYSEAAEKLSITHGAVSKQIKVLENYLSQTLFYKQGRNVCLTKEGELLRGYTEQAFQALDTGVQKLNQLNNHALEVSCEPTLTMRWLMPRLGDFYAESGIDVRLSTAGGAVNLDATGLDMAIRRDDFKLTESYKQIPLVEEWVGPVCSPDYWQKVKDNSGDVKLLHSSTRLNAWSDWGAITKDTVNGGELSKSTANQTFAHFYFCFQAAVDGLGIALGSYPLVADDIERGNLIAPFGFVPSGHQYMLLTQDSNQDESGSLFVTWLKSELSQCVPVIKNL; from the coding sequence ATGAGGCATCTTAAAGCATTTCATGTTTTCCATGTTGCGGCTCACTCTAAGAGTTACAGTGAAGCGGCGGAAAAACTCAGTATTACCCATGGTGCGGTGAGCAAACAGATCAAGGTTCTGGAAAACTATCTGTCTCAAACTCTGTTTTATAAGCAGGGTCGTAATGTGTGTTTGACCAAAGAGGGTGAGTTACTCAGAGGTTACACAGAGCAAGCGTTTCAGGCGTTGGATACCGGCGTCCAAAAGCTCAATCAACTCAACAACCATGCACTCGAGGTGTCGTGCGAGCCAACATTAACCATGCGTTGGTTGATGCCACGTTTAGGGGATTTTTACGCCGAGTCGGGCATTGATGTTCGTTTGTCTACCGCTGGTGGGGCTGTGAATTTAGATGCTACTGGCCTCGATATGGCGATTCGCCGAGATGACTTTAAATTAACCGAGAGTTACAAACAGATACCGTTAGTTGAAGAGTGGGTCGGCCCTGTATGCTCACCGGATTATTGGCAAAAGGTAAAAGATAACTCAGGTGATGTGAAATTACTGCACAGCAGCACGCGACTAAATGCTTGGAGTGATTGGGGAGCTATCACTAAAGACACAGTTAATGGCGGAGAGCTGTCAAAATCTACTGCGAACCAAACATTTGCACACTTCTACTTTTGCTTTCAGGCGGCTGTCGATGGGTTAGGCATAGCGCTTGGGTCGTATCCACTTGTCGCCGACGATATCGAAAGAGGTAACTTAATCGCGCCGTTTGGATTTGTACCTTCTGGCCATCAGTACATGTTGCTCACGCAAGATAGCAATCAGGACGAGTCAGGTAGTTTATTCGTCACTTGGTTGAAGAGCGAGTTGTCGCAGTGTGTTCCAGTTATTAAGAACCTATAG
- a CDS encoding helix-turn-helix domain-containing protein, which yields MIIIRKYDKVVVYKCTDDLLMRKRIAVMRKGQMGEVVSEQTKLAETAMTERVELNKKAVLTKKVALTKKLEQTEKQIIVTQGQTKQTSLAEGKFLSYQYNDQIFVHGGRCIELVDSNIVSTAHSAILITILLEGKLTFGYDDLEFDLDASNGPQGVVVNLAKPANFRRSLIQDNKMNKINILVKPQWVKPRLSDHCSSKSFLDSHKAFYDVQFNADIIQLANTLTSQATPTNFQDKLVVETLTQQLLAQTLSQMPIQCCQECTSEDINASPNGTDKNVGLDQNDNQVSAEKGFDAKIEDIISYIEINLDKPLSLESIAGRFSMSISNLQRRFKQSYNLTINGYIRHRRLDIARQHLERGLVSITEAAYEAGYQHPSNFTNAFKKAFGVPPHALAKHSASRGS from the coding sequence ATGATAATAATTCGCAAATATGATAAAGTTGTAGTTTATAAATGCACAGATGATTTGCTTATGCGAAAACGCATAGCTGTTATGAGGAAAGGTCAAATGGGTGAAGTAGTGTCAGAGCAAACTAAACTTGCCGAAACGGCTATGACTGAAAGAGTAGAGTTAAACAAGAAAGCTGTGTTAACAAAAAAAGTCGCTCTAACCAAAAAGCTAGAACAGACTGAAAAGCAGATCATCGTGACACAAGGTCAAACCAAGCAGACCTCGCTCGCTGAAGGTAAATTCCTTTCTTATCAATACAATGACCAAATTTTCGTGCATGGCGGTCGCTGTATTGAATTGGTCGATAGCAACATAGTCTCAACGGCTCACTCCGCTATCCTGATTACCATTCTTCTCGAAGGAAAACTCACCTTTGGCTACGACGATCTCGAGTTCGATCTCGATGCCAGCAATGGACCACAAGGCGTGGTAGTCAACTTAGCCAAACCAGCCAACTTTAGACGCTCGTTAATTCAAGATAACAAGATGAATAAGATCAATATCTTGGTTAAGCCACAATGGGTAAAACCACGTTTAAGTGACCACTGTTCAAGCAAATCATTCTTAGATTCACACAAGGCGTTTTACGATGTGCAGTTCAACGCTGACATCATTCAACTCGCCAATACGCTCACTAGCCAAGCTACACCGACCAACTTTCAAGACAAGCTTGTCGTAGAGACGTTAACCCAGCAGTTGCTTGCTCAAACCTTGTCTCAGATGCCGATTCAATGCTGCCAAGAGTGCACTTCTGAGGACATTAACGCTAGTCCAAATGGCACGGATAAGAACGTTGGTCTTGACCAAAACGATAACCAAGTTTCGGCTGAAAAAGGGTTCGACGCTAAGATAGAAGACATCATCAGCTACATTGAAATCAACTTGGATAAGCCACTCAGCCTTGAAAGCATCGCAGGTCGATTCTCGATGAGTATCTCCAACTTACAACGCCGATTTAAGCAGTCTTACAACCTGACGATCAACGGCTACATCCGACACCGACGCTTAGATATCGCGCGACAACACTTAGAGCGAGGCTTGGTATCAATCACCGAAGCCGCCTATGAAGCGGGTTATCAGCACCCTTCTAACTTCACCAATGCATTTAAGAAAGCGTTCGGTGTTCCACCCCATGCACTTGCCAAACACTCTGCATCAAGAGGCAGCTAA
- a CDS encoding TonB-dependent siderophore receptor, whose translation MESPVSSTIKLSTLCIAIASAFSSPVMAEESTSHFDEVVVWGTKVSSNTESIIADDMSLKQADHMSDLLREIPGVDVGGTHSVNQRITIRGLSETDLDIRLDGASQHANMFHHIGNLTLNPDILKSADIQVGNNSVTQNGLGGSVLFETKDAKDLLRYDESFGARVYGGYATNASQQGSLTVYGLLSDNVDAMLYSHYMSRDDFKDGDGNETFGSEGDVYNILGKIGFEPSDLHRFELSYDLYRDSGDYSPRPDMSGGANESLSNDILIPTDYDRDTITASYELRGESHKGNVTLYNTETEIQRDESVMAPRWPSNRLSNNTAKNQNFGLNTKFQSDYRLMSFDNIATYGFDYMDKSSSSYYGSSKFMDESAISTALFVEDQFYFTQAFSIIAGVRFDDYQRKAETGNDDFDDVTWSLATQWDVTQDWTLFASTRSLFKGPELMETFIAYQDVAYLADDIKAETGQNTQGGVRFDKRIDDHFVGANLTVFQTNIDDYITEEYQAGSQSYLIYNLGDVEIKGFEASVSYGYEMFNSKLSYARSDTKNKDTGGAVAGGNGRSIDMGDSITLTLDYQSEALETIFGWNSMFVKDEDNVFDGQPIKEGYDVHNLYAQWVPSNVDGLSVTFGIDNVFDEQYTSHASRSGTARGFTLDDYEPGRNYKLSAAYQF comes from the coding sequence ATGGAAAGCCCAGTCAGCTCAACAATCAAGCTTTCAACCCTCTGTATTGCTATAGCCAGCGCGTTCAGTAGCCCTGTGATGGCAGAAGAGAGCACATCGCACTTTGATGAAGTCGTGGTGTGGGGAACGAAGGTATCTAGTAACACTGAATCTATCATTGCCGATGATATGTCACTCAAGCAAGCTGACCATATGTCGGACTTGCTGCGTGAGATTCCCGGTGTTGATGTTGGCGGAACGCACTCGGTCAACCAACGAATTACCATCCGTGGTTTAAGCGAAACTGACTTAGATATTCGACTCGACGGTGCTTCTCAGCACGCGAACATGTTCCACCATATTGGTAACCTCACTCTTAACCCAGACATCTTGAAATCGGCCGATATTCAAGTGGGTAACAACTCGGTCACGCAAAATGGACTTGGTGGTTCTGTGTTGTTTGAAACCAAAGACGCGAAAGATCTGCTTCGTTACGATGAGAGCTTTGGCGCTCGTGTTTATGGCGGCTATGCCACGAATGCAAGCCAGCAAGGTTCATTAACTGTGTATGGCTTATTGTCGGATAACGTTGATGCCATGCTCTACAGCCACTACATGAGCCGTGATGATTTTAAAGACGGCGATGGCAATGAAACCTTTGGTTCAGAAGGGGATGTATACAACATTCTCGGTAAGATTGGTTTTGAGCCGAGTGACTTACACCGCTTTGAACTCTCTTATGATCTCTATCGTGATAGCGGTGATTACAGTCCGCGCCCAGATATGTCGGGTGGTGCGAATGAAAGCTTATCTAACGATATTCTCATTCCTACCGATTATGACCGTGACACAATAACGGCTAGCTATGAGCTACGAGGTGAAAGTCATAAGGGTAACGTTACTCTGTATAATACAGAGACTGAGATTCAGCGTGATGAAAGCGTTATGGCACCGCGTTGGCCATCGAATCGCTTGTCTAACAACACTGCGAAGAACCAAAACTTTGGCTTGAATACAAAGTTCCAATCGGACTACCGTTTAATGTCGTTTGATAACATCGCGACCTATGGCTTTGACTACATGGACAAGTCATCAAGCAGCTATTACGGCAGCAGTAAGTTTATGGACGAGTCAGCAATTTCTACGGCACTTTTTGTTGAAGACCAGTTCTACTTTACTCAAGCCTTTTCTATCATCGCGGGCGTTCGCTTTGATGATTACCAGCGAAAAGCTGAGACAGGAAACGACGACTTTGACGACGTAACGTGGTCGTTGGCAACACAATGGGACGTGACTCAAGATTGGACATTGTTCGCAAGCACGCGCTCGCTGTTCAAAGGCCCAGAGTTGATGGAAACCTTTATTGCTTACCAAGATGTCGCTTACTTAGCGGACGATATCAAAGCTGAAACCGGGCAGAACACACAAGGTGGTGTGCGTTTCGACAAGCGTATAGATGATCACTTTGTTGGTGCTAACCTAACTGTGTTCCAAACCAATATTGATGATTACATTACTGAAGAGTACCAGGCTGGAAGCCAGAGTTACTTGATTTACAACTTGGGTGATGTAGAGATTAAAGGCTTCGAGGCAAGCGTGTCTTACGGCTACGAGATGTTTAACAGCAAACTGTCTTATGCGCGTTCAGATACTAAAAACAAAGACACAGGCGGCGCTGTCGCGGGTGGCAATGGTCGCAGTATTGATATGGGCGATAGCATCACGTTGACTCTGGATTATCAGTCTGAAGCGTTGGAAACGATCTTTGGTTGGAACTCGATGTTTGTTAAAGACGAAGACAACGTATTCGATGGTCAGCCAATCAAAGAAGGTTACGATGTTCATAACCTTTACGCTCAATGGGTGCCATCAAATGTTGACGGATTGTCTGTTACCTTTGGTATCGATAACGTGTTTGATGAGCAATACACCTCACACGCATCTCGTTCAGGCACAGCAAGAGGCTTTACCTTGGATGACTATGAACCGGGCCGTAACTACAAGCTTTCTGCCGCATATCAGTTCTAG
- a CDS encoding ADP-ribosylglycohydrolase family protein — protein MDNHKERAFYAVVGALVGDAASMGLHWLYDQERILHVAGFEPEFRSPNQFDYQDKGYFAHQGKTAGDQSQYGAQLLAMVDSLVDNQHYDEASYIKHFRFWFDFGGSWQGYIDKATRMSLLNIHQLELADAPITACGADDTQLPAVSKLIPLVACTYTSHTLPAMVESAVRVTNNNDKAVEWAQAITLLIQAAIQGNSPLQSVEMVRQTCSKFIHDQIDEALAEPELSITDAAKKLGLHCELSAAFPLLIRIIAGAQSFKQGIRDNILCGGDSCGRAIVIGAVLAACFYEEDGAIPTEWLNQVELNGGVLSLPIE, from the coding sequence ATGGACAATCATAAAGAAAGAGCTTTTTACGCCGTTGTTGGCGCATTGGTTGGAGACGCCGCTTCCATGGGACTGCATTGGTTGTATGACCAAGAGAGGATCTTACACGTGGCAGGGTTTGAACCAGAATTTCGCTCGCCAAACCAGTTCGATTATCAAGACAAGGGCTACTTCGCCCACCAAGGTAAAACCGCTGGCGACCAATCACAATACGGTGCTCAGTTATTGGCGATGGTCGATAGCCTAGTCGATAATCAACACTACGACGAAGCGAGTTACATTAAGCACTTCCGTTTCTGGTTTGATTTTGGTGGTAGTTGGCAAGGTTACATTGATAAAGCGACTCGTATGAGCTTGCTGAACATACATCAACTAGAGCTAGCAGATGCTCCAATCACAGCTTGTGGCGCTGATGACACCCAATTACCTGCGGTTTCAAAACTGATTCCTTTGGTGGCATGTACTTACACCTCTCACACCTTACCGGCTATGGTCGAGAGTGCGGTTCGAGTCACTAATAATAATGATAAAGCGGTAGAGTGGGCACAAGCCATCACCCTACTGATTCAAGCTGCTATTCAAGGCAACTCTCCACTCCAATCGGTAGAAATGGTACGACAAACCTGCAGCAAGTTTATACACGACCAAATCGATGAAGCACTGGCTGAGCCCGAGCTTTCAATAACAGATGCCGCGAAAAAGCTCGGATTACATTGTGAATTGAGTGCCGCGTTCCCACTACTTATTCGCATCATTGCTGGCGCTCAGAGCTTTAAACAAGGCATTCGCGACAATATCTTATGTGGTGGTGATAGCTGCGGGCGTGCGATTGTGATTGGCGCGGTATTAGCGGCTTGCTTCTATGAAGAAGACGGAGCGATTCCAACAGAATGGCTAAACCAAGTCGAACTCAATGGTGGTGTCTTGTCTCTGCCAATTGAATAG
- a CDS encoding amino acid ABC transporter permease: protein MSSTSALSTPKPNLHTKHWYQRLNLLDGVLFAIICAFAGWLYYRSAVGINYQWRWEDAFTLIFIPPSQGSIPYFFQGLVATLRLSLWSMVLALSFGTLLGVARHSKIALFKTPALLFIQLVRNIPPLVFVFIFYFFVSNQLIPLLGLETLLREHNGEINAVQDFLFGPANLWENLASGVICIGLLSSAYIAEVIRAGLESIPKGQWEAADSLGLSAFSKYRYVVGPQVLTAITPPLAGQAISLVKDTSIVSLISIQEMTFVGTEMANSSGLIFEIWLIVGAVYFALCFTLSRIFKVIEQRSSVYLNR, encoded by the coding sequence GTGAGTAGTACTAGCGCATTATCAACGCCCAAGCCCAATCTTCACACGAAGCATTGGTATCAACGCCTCAATCTATTAGATGGAGTGTTGTTTGCCATCATTTGTGCGTTCGCAGGTTGGCTTTATTATCGCTCTGCTGTCGGTATTAATTATCAGTGGCGATGGGAAGACGCGTTCACGTTAATCTTTATTCCACCGTCTCAAGGCAGTATTCCTTATTTCTTCCAAGGCTTGGTCGCAACATTGCGTTTGAGCTTATGGAGCATGGTGTTAGCGCTCTCTTTCGGCACACTGTTAGGGGTAGCAAGACACTCTAAGATCGCTTTATTCAAAACACCGGCGCTGCTTTTCATCCAGTTGGTTCGAAACATTCCACCATTAGTGTTTGTTTTTATCTTTTACTTCTTTGTGTCTAACCAGTTGATCCCTTTACTTGGTTTAGAAACCCTTCTACGTGAACACAATGGCGAAATTAACGCAGTTCAAGATTTCCTATTCGGGCCTGCAAACCTTTGGGAAAACTTAGCCTCTGGCGTAATCTGTATTGGCCTGCTCTCTTCCGCTTATATCGCTGAGGTTATTCGAGCTGGCTTAGAAAGCATCCCTAAAGGACAATGGGAAGCGGCCGACTCTCTGGGCTTGTCTGCATTCTCTAAATATCGATATGTGGTTGGCCCACAGGTGTTAACCGCGATCACGCCACCTTTAGCGGGTCAGGCAATTTCTCTAGTAAAAGACACCTCGATTGTGTCACTGATTTCGATTCAAGAGATGACATTTGTTGGCACTGAAATGGCGAACTCTTCCGGTTTGATCTTCGAGATCTGGCTGATTGTTGGCGCGGTTTACTTCGCGTTATGTTTCACCCTTTCACGTATTTTCAAAGTCATTGAACAACGCTCGAGTGTTTACCTTAACCGCTAA
- a CDS encoding transporter substrate-binding domain-containing protein has product MKLFKTAITALLALAVSLPALASDTPNLDKINERGSLRVGMSTFVPWAMRNKQGDLVGFEIDVAKRLAEDSGWKVEFVPTAWDGIIPSLLSNKFDVIIGGLSITGARSKSVLFTEPYSHSGVQLAANKELAEGFTQISDFDSRRVKIAARRGAFTVQVARETFPKAKVLQFDDDAQAFQEVLNGNAHAVIASSPKPEHEAIKNADTLFIPFEERLSKGNEAFAVRLGETDKTEFFNEWIKARTEDGWLKERYEYWFSTLDWQDQIAQGQ; this is encoded by the coding sequence ATGAAGCTATTTAAAACCGCAATTACAGCTCTACTTGCGCTTGCCGTAAGTTTGCCTGCACTTGCTTCTGATACGCCTAACCTAGATAAAATCAACGAACGTGGCTCTCTACGTGTTGGTATGTCGACTTTTGTACCTTGGGCGATGCGTAACAAACAAGGTGATCTTGTTGGCTTTGAAATCGATGTGGCAAAACGCCTAGCTGAAGATTCAGGCTGGAAAGTTGAGTTTGTACCGACGGCATGGGATGGCATTATCCCTTCTCTACTGTCGAACAAGTTTGATGTGATCATCGGTGGTTTGTCGATCACTGGAGCACGCTCTAAGAGTGTGTTGTTTACTGAACCTTACTCTCATTCAGGTGTTCAACTAGCAGCAAACAAAGAACTGGCTGAAGGTTTTACTCAGATCTCTGATTTCGATTCTCGCCGTGTGAAAATTGCAGCACGTCGCGGCGCATTCACGGTTCAAGTGGCTCGTGAAACTTTCCCGAAAGCAAAAGTACTTCAGTTCGATGACGATGCTCAAGCGTTCCAAGAAGTGCTAAACGGCAATGCTCACGCGGTTATCGCCTCTAGCCCGAAACCAGAGCACGAAGCGATCAAAAACGCAGACACACTATTCATTCCATTTGAAGAGCGTCTGTCAAAAGGTAACGAAGCATTTGCTGTGCGCCTAGGTGAAACAGACAAAACTGAGTTCTTCAACGAGTGGATCAAAGCACGTACTGAAGACGGTTGGTTGAAAGAGCGTTACGAGTACTGGTTCTCTACTCTAGATTGGCAAGATCAGATTGCTCAAGGTCAGTAA
- a CDS encoding amino acid ABC transporter permease, translated as MLLKIVKPALSALVQIVVLAAAVVWILDSGAQAMGYSWQWERVPDYIAFYEDGEWWPAELMEGLLVTINISLISLVATLAIGLTTALLRHSNSVVGRTLATSYVELIRNTPLLVQIYLLYFVFGPVLGLDRFSTAVLALALFQGAYTAEIFRAGLNGIAKGQFEAAQSLGLSKTYTYWDVILPQVIQRTLPPLTNEVISLIKNSSIVSVMAIFDLTTEARNIVSETAMPFEIWFSVAIIYLALTLSLSAVAAWLEHKLGANWRTQ; from the coding sequence ATGCTGCTTAAAATTGTAAAACCTGCCCTATCTGCATTGGTACAAATTGTTGTGCTCGCGGCTGCGGTTGTCTGGATTCTCGATTCTGGCGCACAAGCCATGGGATACAGCTGGCAATGGGAACGCGTGCCCGACTACATCGCCTTTTATGAAGATGGCGAATGGTGGCCTGCAGAATTGATGGAAGGGCTACTCGTCACCATCAATATCTCTCTGATTTCTTTGGTCGCTACGTTGGCTATTGGTTTAACCACAGCCCTATTACGTCACTCTAATTCTGTGGTTGGGCGAACCTTAGCCACCAGCTATGTCGAGTTGATTCGTAATACGCCGTTATTAGTACAAATCTATTTGCTCTATTTTGTGTTTGGCCCCGTACTAGGGCTGGATCGCTTTAGCACGGCTGTTTTAGCCTTGGCACTTTTCCAAGGGGCATACACTGCCGAGATATTCCGAGCCGGTTTAAATGGCATTGCTAAAGGACAATTTGAAGCGGCTCAATCTTTGGGCTTATCAAAGACCTATACTTATTGGGATGTGATTCTTCCTCAGGTGATTCAACGCACGTTGCCGCCTTTGACGAATGAGGTTATCTCCCTTATCAAAAACTCTTCGATTGTGAGTGTCATGGCGATTTTTGACCTGACAACCGAAGCCAGAAACATTGTTTCTGAAACCGCGATGCCATTTGAGATCTGGTTCTCTGTGGCGATCATTTATCTCGCACTTACACTTTCACTTTCTGCCGTTGCAGCTTGGCTTGAGCATAAGCTCGGAGCTAACTGGCGAACACAATAA
- a CDS encoding amino acid ABC transporter ATP-binding protein: MNNDLNNLKEMVKFKSLNKWYGDFHALKDIDLNIEQGEIVVICGPSGSGKSTLIRCINQLEPFESGELSVLEQTLPCKFHTPGQVGMVFQHFHLFPHLTVLENLTLSPIRTLKKSKEEAEETAMHYLECVHIAEQANKYPAQLSGGQQQRVAIARSLCMKPELLLFDEPTSALDPEMINEVLDVMVELASEGITMVCVTHEMGFAKRVADRVIFMDEGQIVESNTPQCLFENPQHERTQAFLNQILTY; encoded by the coding sequence ATGAACAACGATTTGAACAATCTCAAGGAAATGGTTAAGTTTAAGTCACTTAACAAGTGGTATGGTGATTTTCATGCCCTAAAGGATATCGATTTAAATATTGAACAGGGAGAGATAGTGGTGATTTGCGGACCGTCTGGTTCAGGTAAATCAACCTTGATCCGCTGTATCAATCAGCTAGAACCCTTCGAAAGTGGCGAGCTTTCCGTGCTAGAACAAACGCTTCCGTGCAAATTCCACACGCCAGGCCAAGTCGGAATGGTGTTTCAGCACTTCCATTTGTTTCCCCACCTTACTGTGCTTGAAAACCTGACTCTGTCTCCGATTCGTACGCTCAAGAAAAGCAAAGAAGAAGCAGAGGAAACGGCTATGCACTATCTCGAATGTGTGCACATTGCCGAGCAAGCGAATAAGTACCCAGCTCAACTTTCTGGTGGCCAACAACAACGTGTTGCGATTGCTCGCTCTCTTTGTATGAAGCCAGAACTCCTATTGTTTGATGAACCGACATCTGCTCTTGATCCGGAAATGATCAATGAGGTGCTTGATGTGATGGTTGAGCTTGCAAGTGAAGGGATTACCATGGTGTGTGTGACACACGAAATGGGCTTTGCGAAACGTGTTGCCGACCGTGTCATATTTATGGACGAAGGACAAATCGTGGAATCCAATACACCACAATGCCTGTTCGAGAATCCTCAACACGAGCGTACTCAAGCGTTCCTAAATCAGATTCTGACTTACTGA
- a CDS encoding iron-containing alcohol dehydrogenase, producing MQFTYVNPTVIHFGQGQINAISQAVDTSKKVLVIYGGGSIKSNGVYDQVVASLKDHAWIEFSGVEANPTKETLDKAVALVKEENVEFIIAVGGGSVIDGSKYVAAAAKYDGDGWDILTGKHQVTEATPIGAVLTLPATGSESNMGAVITRKATQEKLAFLNPAVQPKFAVMDPDVMKSLPERQLVNGLVDAWVHVCEQYITMPTDAMVQDGYAETLLKNLLVLGKQYDERDNDAWRANLMWTANQALNGLIGTGVPQDWATHMIGHEFTALWHVDHARSLAIVQPSLLRNQIEAKRGKLEQMGRNVFGLEAGADLAERTIDAIEAFYHSLDVATMFDGYEATKAAAIDNVVAQLESHGYLQLGENQAITPEKTREILESAIH from the coding sequence ATGCAATTTACTTATGTTAACCCTACAGTAATCCACTTCGGCCAAGGCCAAATCAACGCTATCAGCCAAGCGGTTGATACTTCAAAGAAAGTACTTGTCATCTACGGTGGCGGTTCAATCAAAAGCAATGGTGTTTACGACCAAGTAGTCGCATCTCTTAAAGATCACGCTTGGATTGAGTTTTCTGGTGTTGAAGCCAACCCAACGAAAGAGACGCTAGACAAAGCCGTCGCTCTTGTTAAAGAAGAAAACGTAGAATTCATTATCGCTGTCGGTGGTGGTTCGGTAATCGATGGTTCTAAGTATGTGGCTGCAGCGGCTAAATACGACGGTGACGGTTGGGACATCCTAACAGGAAAACACCAAGTAACAGAAGCAACGCCAATCGGTGCAGTGTTAACGCTTCCTGCTACAGGTTCTGAATCTAACATGGGTGCGGTAATCACGCGTAAAGCGACTCAAGAGAAGCTGGCTTTCCTTAACCCTGCGGTACAGCCTAAGTTTGCGGTAATGGACCCAGATGTAATGAAGTCTCTACCTGAACGACAGCTAGTTAATGGTTTAGTTGATGCTTGGGTACACGTGTGTGAGCAATACATCACAATGCCAACAGACGCGATGGTTCAAGACGGTTACGCAGAAACACTGCTGAAAAACCTACTTGTGCTGGGTAAGCAATACGACGAGCGTGACAACGACGCATGGCGTGCAAACCTAATGTGGACAGCAAACCAAGCACTTAACGGCCTGATTGGCACGGGTGTTCCTCAAGATTGGGCAACACACATGATTGGCCACGAGTTCACAGCACTATGGCACGTAGACCACGCGCGTTCACTTGCGATTGTTCAACCTTCATTACTTCGTAACCAAATCGAAGCGAAGCGTGGCAAGCTAGAGCAAATGGGTCGTAATGTATTTGGCCTAGAAGCAGGTGCTGACTTAGCAGAGCGCACTATCGATGCAATCGAAGCGTTCTACCACAGCCTAGACGTTGCAACTATGTTCGACGGCTACGAAGCAACTAAAGCGGCAGCAATCGACAACGTTGTTGCTCAGCTTGAATCGCACGGTTACCTGCAACTTGGTGAGAACCAAGCAATCACGCCAGAGAAAACACGTGAGATTCTAGAGTCTGCGATTCACTAA